One genomic segment of Rhizobium gallicum bv. gallicum R602sp includes these proteins:
- the tdh gene encoding L-threonine 3-dehydrogenase: MSNMMKALVKSKPEVGLWMENVPVPEVGPNDVLIRVRKSAICGTDVHIWNWDQWAQKTIPVPMVVGHEFCGEIAEVGSAVTRYHVGERVSGEGHIVCGKCRNCRAGRGHLCRNTLGVGVNRPGSFGEFVCIPEANVVPIPDDIPDEIAAIFDPFGNAVHTALSFDLVGEDVLVTGAGPIGIMGALVAKRSGARKVVITDINPHRLDLARRLGIDHVVDASKENLADVMKAIGMTEGFDVGLEMSGAAPAFRDMIDKMNNGGKIAILGIAPAGFEIDWNKVIFKMLNLKGIYGREMFETWYKMIAFVQGGLDLSPVITHRIKIDEFRDGFEAMRSGNSGKVVMDWN; encoded by the coding sequence ATGTCGAATATGATGAAGGCGCTGGTCAAGTCGAAACCGGAAGTCGGGCTCTGGATGGAAAACGTCCCGGTTCCTGAGGTCGGGCCGAACGACGTTCTGATCCGCGTCAGGAAGTCGGCGATCTGCGGTACGGATGTCCATATCTGGAACTGGGACCAGTGGGCGCAGAAGACCATTCCGGTGCCGATGGTCGTCGGTCATGAGTTCTGCGGCGAGATCGCCGAGGTCGGTTCCGCCGTCACCAGATACCATGTCGGCGAACGGGTCTCCGGCGAGGGCCATATTGTCTGCGGCAAGTGCCGCAACTGCCGCGCCGGCAGGGGGCACTTGTGCCGCAACACGCTTGGCGTCGGCGTCAACCGTCCCGGCTCCTTCGGCGAGTTCGTCTGCATTCCGGAAGCCAATGTTGTGCCGATCCCGGACGACATCCCGGACGAGATCGCCGCGATCTTCGATCCATTCGGCAATGCGGTTCATACAGCACTTTCTTTCGATCTCGTCGGCGAGGACGTGCTCGTTACCGGTGCAGGCCCGATCGGCATCATGGGCGCGCTCGTCGCCAAACGTTCCGGCGCCCGCAAAGTCGTCATCACAGACATCAACCCGCACCGGCTGGATTTGGCGCGCAGACTCGGCATCGACCACGTCGTCGATGCGTCGAAGGAGAACCTTGCCGATGTCATGAAGGCGATCGGCATGACGGAGGGTTTTGACGTCGGCCTGGAAATGTCGGGTGCAGCACCCGCCTTCCGCGACATGATCGACAAGATGAACAATGGCGGCAAGATCGCAATCCTTGGCATCGCGCCGGCTGGTTTCGAGATCGACTGGAACAAGGTCATCTTCAAGATGCTGAACCTCAAGGGCATCTACGGTCGCGAGATGTTCGAGACCTGGTACAAGATGATCGCCTTCGTGCAGGGCGGGCTCGATCTGTCGCCGGTCATCACGCACCGTATCAAGATCGATGAATTCCGGGACGGCTTCGAGGCGATGCGCTCAGGCAATTCCGGCAAGGTCGTGATGGATTGGAACTAA